Sequence from the Verrucomicrobiia bacterium genome:
CCCTTACGACCCGACCGTGTGGCAACACGCGGAAGAAAAACTGAAGCTCAAGAAGATTCAACGCCTCCACCAATCCGCCACCGCCCTCGGCTTCAAACTCACCACCACCACCTGAACTTACACGCCTAGTTTCTTACGAGGCATCAACATCGTCATCTCTGATCCTCATCTCGGTCCAGCCTGCGTCTGGCCATCAACGGATCGAAAGGCGAATACGGTGAATGTGCAAGCTCTCGTGTGCCACCATCATCCGGCCTGACCAACTCGACACGAACCAAACTGACATCATCACGACAGTGATCAATGAAATATCCGGCGGCCTCGTCCTGCGACTCCGCAGTCAACTCGTCGTAATACATCTTCCCGCCGTGCTTCCAGTGCATCCCGAAAATGTAGCTCTGCCACATAAGCGTGCGATGATGCCTAACATTTAAGTGGATTGCAGTTTGCAATCTATCCCGGTGGTCATGATTTGACCGTAAGTCCGTCTTTCTTGCTGGTCAAGAGGGATTTGGACATCATGGCGGCATGAATATGCTTCCGGCAACTACGACACCTCTCGGCGGCTTGGTGCCCAATCCAAAATTGCGTCTGCGCGAGCAGGTCCGGGAGGTGATGCGCTTCAAGCATTATGCATGGCGAACTGAGGAAGCATATTGGCAATGGATTCGGCGGTTCATTTTGTGAAGCGGGAAGCGGCACCCGAAAGAGATGGGGGCGGCGGAGGTGAATGGTTTTCTGGGGCGGCTGGCGCAGTCATCCACCGAAACCAAGAAGCGGACCGGTTTGACGCTGGACTGCGTGCGCGACGCGGCGTAGACAGGTCTTGATGGTGGCGCCTGGCGTTGCCTTGTCGTCGGCGAAAGGGAACCTCCCCAGCGACGAACCGGCCCGGCGCCATTCCCGGCGGATTAACTTTCGGACAACCCAGATCAAACGTTTGGCGCCCAAAGCGCAGACAAAGGAGACCACGATGAGCCATGAACCGACGGCACCGGAAACAAAAGGGGGCACGGTAAAGCTGCTGGCAGCGCTTGACCTTGGCCCGGAAATCGAGGGCCTGGCCGGGCGCCAACTGCGGATGCGGATGGTGACCATCGAACCGGGCGGCGTCTTCGGCCCGGTGCACGACCACAAGGACCGGCCGGGCATGGTCTATATCCTGGAAGGAACGATCACGGATCACCGGAATGGCGTGGCCAAGGATTATGGGCCGGGAGTGGGCTGGCCCGAGGACCGGAACACCACCCACTGGCTGGAGAACCGGGGCCCGACGCCGGCGGTGGAAATCTCGGTTGATATCGTCCGGACAAGCTGAGGCCAACGTCCCCCCTTTCACTTCATTACCCATGCAAAAACTACGCGCCCTTCATCTGTATCTCGGCTGCATTTTTGCGCCGATGCTTCTGTTCTTTGCCGTCTCCGGCATCTGGCAGACGCTGGGCATTCATCCCCGGCTGTTGCAGCGGCTGTCCACGATCCACACCTCGCACGCCCTGAAGGCGGGCGGCAGCCTGACCAGCGTTTTCATGATGGCCTTCGTGCTCGTCATGGCGGCGAGCTTCATGCTCACGACCGTGCTGGGCGTGGTGATGGCGTTCAAGCATGCCCGGAGCCGGCGGGTCGTGCTGACCTGTCTTGGGACCGGCATCGCGCTGCCGTTGGCCCTGGTGCTCCTGGCGCTTTTGCGATGATGCTGCCGTCATGGCACATTACGGGGCACATGCCGGAGCGATTCAATTGCAACAGGGAACGTGCCCGCCCAACGCCAAAACATTTTGCCAGCATGAGAAAGAAGAGGCACGGTTTCTTCCTGATCGTCATGGTCGCAACCGCCAGACTTCTGGACCTGCTGCGCCTGGACGTCCACGGGCATCACGCGCATGAGTGTCATTAAGGCCAGCTTGATCGCAATGGTTGCGATGGCTTCCGTCGTCGCCATGGCTCTGCCCATGATTTTTGCCGTCAAGGGACGGGCGGCCTGGGAGGCAATTCCCCCGGACGTTTATGCCCGGGAACGAATGACAATATTTCGCCTGCGTCCGCTGGCTCTCTGGGGTGTGCTCGGCATCGTCAGCTTGGTGGGACGCGCATGTGAGTGGCTTCATTGGCAGGCCGGCGATGACATGGTTGAGGGAATGGTGGCGGGCATGTTGGGCTTGTTGCTGACGGCCCATTTGATTTGGTCGTTTCGATTGCTGCGGCGCGGCTCGGCGGTGGACAAGCGCCTCCGGGTGTTCGCCCGCTACACGATGGCGGTCGCGGCATTCGGTCTGGTGGCTTTAGCGGTCGGGACGCTGACCTGGCACGTGGCTGCCTGATTTTTAGGCTGCACGGGCGGTCGCGGGCAGCCTCAAGGAGCATTTCCCGAAACGTGGGAGATGCGCCGCTTACGCCGTGGCCGGTGCCGGTGCCGGAACGTCGCCGGCCACGTCCACTTCCTTGGACACCAGCCCCACGCAGAGCCCCGCCAGCAGCATGGCCAGGCTGCCCAGCAACACGGCATTCATCGGATTGTCCCCCAGCGCGTGCTTCATCAGCAGCCCCAGACCGAGCGACGCGAGAATCTGCGGGATGACGATGAAAAAGTTGAACACCCCCATGTAAAAACCCATGCGCTGCGGCGGAATCGCATTGGCGAGCATCGCGTAGGGCATGGCCAGAATGCTGGCCCACGCGATGCCAACCAGGAGCATGGCCAGCAGCAACGCGTGGGGCTGCGGCACCAGCACGACCAGCAGCAGCCCCACCCCGCCGGCCAGCAGGCAGACGCGGTGGATGGCGCGCGCGGAAAACTTCCGCACCAGGGCCAGCAGGGCAAAGGCGAAGACGAACGCCGTGCCGTTGTAAACGGAGAAGCACACGCCGCCCCATTCGCTGCCGCGCTGATACGCCGGCGAGCCGGGCACGCCGCCAAACACTTTGGTCGCCACGGCGGGCACGAAATAAATCCACATGCAGAACAACGCGAACCAGGTGAAAAACTGCACGACGGCGAGCTGCCGCATGGCCCGGGGCATCGCGCCAATGCCGCCAACGATTTCGCGCAGCGCGTTGCCCAGCCCGGCGGAGGCGGCCTTCTGCCGGTGGAATTCCGCCGGATTCGCGGGCGGATGCTCGCGCGTGGTCAAAATGGTGTAGAGCACGGCGGCCAGAAACACCCCGGCGCCAATCCAGAAGGCCAGTTGCACCGTGCGCGGGATGGCGCCCGGCGCCGTGGGGCCCGCCACGCCCAGCACGTTCGTCAACAGATAAGGCAGGGCCGAGGACAACACGGCGCCAAGCCCGATCAACAAGCTTTGCA
This genomic interval carries:
- a CDS encoding phage integrase N-terminal SAM-like domain-containing protein, translating into MLPATTTPLGGLVPNPKLRLREQVREVMRFKHYAWRTEEAYWQWIRRFIL
- a CDS encoding MFS transporter; amino-acid sequence: MQNTRLSFWQVWNMSFGFFGIQFGWGLQMANMSAIYQYLGARENELAVLWLAAPLTGLLVQPLVGHFSDRTWCRLGRRRPYFLAGAVLASLALLAMPEAGTVWMAAGLLWILDASVNVAMEPFRAFVGDLLPKAQRKSGFAMQSLLIGLGAVLSSALPYLLTNVLGVAGPTAPGAIPRTVQLAFWIGAGVFLAAVLYTILTTREHPPANPAEFHRQKAASAGLGNALREIVGGIGAMPRAMRQLAVVQFFTWFALFCMWIYFVPAVATKVFGGVPGSPAYQRGSEWGGVCFSVYNGTAFVFAFALLALVRKFSARAIHRVCLLAGGVGLLLVVLVPQPHALLLAMLLVGIAWASILAMPYAMLANAIPPQRMGFYMGVFNFFIVIPQILASLGLGLLMKHALGDNPMNAVLLGSLAMLLAGLCVGLVSKEVDVAGDVPAPAPATA
- a CDS encoding cupin domain-containing protein; translated protein: MSHEPTAPETKGGTVKLLAALDLGPEIEGLAGRQLRMRMVTIEPGGVFGPVHDHKDRPGMVYILEGTITDHRNGVAKDYGPGVGWPEDRNTTHWLENRGPTPAVEISVDIVRTS